In Eucalyptus grandis isolate ANBG69807.140 chromosome 4, ASM1654582v1, whole genome shotgun sequence, the following proteins share a genomic window:
- the LOC104418949 gene encoding probable CDP-diacylglycerol--inositol 3-phosphatidyltransferase 2 — MAGKSTARPRKLPVYLYIPNIIGYVRVLMNCVAFAICFSNKRLFSVLYFLSFVCDGVDGWCARKFNQVSTFGAVLDMITDRVSTACLLVLLSQVYRPGLSFLLLLALDISSHWLQMYSTFLTGKVSHKDVKDSTNWLFKAYYGNRMFMAFCCVACEVLYIILFLRAEKQTEDLIDVLMTSARQSPFLLLLLALSLFGWAIKQTINVIQMKTAADVCVLYDINKKQGS, encoded by the exons ATGGCGGGAAAGTCGACGGCGAGGCCTCGGAAATTGCCTGTGTACCTTTACATTCCGAATATAATCG GTTATGTAAGAGTGCTTATGAACTGCGTGGCGTTTGCGATATGCTTCTCCAACAAAAGGCTATTCTCTGTTCTCTATTTTCTAAG CTTTGTATGTGATGGCGTGGATGGTTGGTGCGCTCGCAAATTCAACCAAG TCTCGACTTTTGGAGCTGTTTTGGACATGATAACAGATAG GGTAAGCACTGCTTGTCTGCTGGTACTTCTTTCCCAAGTGTACAG GCCTGGTTTGAGTTTCCTGTTATTGCTTGCGCTAGATATTTCTAGCCATTGGCTGCAAATGTACAG TACTTTCTTGACAGGAAAAGTTAGTCACAAGGATGTGAAAGACAGCACTAACTGGCTTTTCAAAGCTTACTATGGAAATCGAATGTTTATGGCATTTTGCTGTGTGGCATGTGAG GTGCTTTACATCATTTTATTCCTTCGCGCGGAGAAGCAAACTGAAGATTTGATTGAT gTACTTATGACCTCAGCCAGACAAAGTCCATTTCTCTTGCTTTTGCTGGCTCTGAGCTTATTTGGATGGGCAATAAAACAAACTATCAATGTTATACAG ATGAAGACAGCAGCAGACGTTTGTGTGCTTTATGACATCAACAAAAAGCAGGGTTCTTAG